One genomic window of Saprospiraceae bacterium includes the following:
- a CDS encoding T9SS type A sorting domain-containing protein yields the protein MKTLIFKFVNKYIFFLMFLAFTQHIKAQYSDPRFEIQFYELENLSCDMAMVKLRIRFTGDQPGTNGENVYVAGMNIHIHCYPEPNSGNIIRIDPATTKASFHSILKAQSWIDVSNPGSNEEELLLSGDNPNGSCCDGDMVFVEGVVYDLCTIYMYVEGTGLLEFEDMVEPTVTFDYHATSSTWIRDEFEIYGTWGDYPLYVNPVSGNYNISGKILRQPNDPNVHCPDGMPLVGVSITLTEPDPDIDLESVANFEGDWCFPAAYDDSHNISLYGIGIGEELCGVSTADIVRIQRHILGLQTFNTRWEKLAADANNNLYITAADIACIRKAILGASTEEYCPLFSQSWRYETTDSYGQSHNPELLRETDYVDLVSTTALSDIDFYAYKVGDVDGSCDDCQTIQNNNIEIRSNYDTLTLALGNPQAYGITGNYKIPVYCKLETDLTLLSISIHDPSSSLIGLSNWFLDFGDIRGDYQISGNGSDLDLMWMIDTVESVEVPEDTLLFYIIAEDSTNNFTLNVSPVSQIRNNWYPSTSDSGPVKLIKEIGSFGLKKDGSFVYPNPGRHELVISLKEAGLQQADLIIRNVEGTPVLQLKDIKKDVLLIPVHELKSGMYFISLEDRSNKRVQKWIKF from the coding sequence CAAGGCCCAGTATTCTGACCCAAGATTTGAAATTCAGTTTTACGAATTGGAAAATCTGTCCTGCGATATGGCCATGGTTAAACTGAGAATTCGATTTACTGGAGACCAACCTGGCACCAACGGCGAAAACGTCTATGTTGCCGGCATGAATATTCACATTCATTGTTATCCGGAACCCAATTCCGGCAACATCATCCGGATTGATCCGGCAACCACCAAAGCAAGTTTTCATTCTATTCTCAAAGCGCAGTCCTGGATAGACGTGAGCAATCCGGGATCCAATGAAGAAGAATTGCTTTTATCAGGAGACAATCCAAACGGATCTTGCTGCGATGGCGACATGGTATTTGTAGAGGGTGTGGTTTACGATCTTTGTACCATCTACATGTATGTGGAAGGTACCGGTCTGTTGGAATTTGAAGACATGGTGGAGCCAACCGTCACCTTTGATTACCATGCTACTTCAAGCACCTGGATACGGGATGAATTTGAAATCTATGGTACCTGGGGCGACTATCCTTTGTATGTCAATCCGGTTTCCGGAAATTACAACATCAGTGGAAAAATTTTAAGACAACCCAACGATCCAAATGTGCATTGTCCGGATGGGATGCCTTTGGTTGGGGTAAGCATCACGCTGACGGAACCGGATCCCGATATCGATTTGGAATCGGTTGCCAATTTTGAGGGCGACTGGTGTTTTCCGGCTGCCTACGATGACAGCCACAACATAAGTTTATACGGCATAGGTATCGGAGAAGAATTGTGCGGGGTAAGCACAGCTGATATCGTTCGCATTCAAAGACATATCCTGGGCTTGCAGACCTTTAATACACGATGGGAAAAACTTGCTGCCGATGCCAACAATAATTTATACATCACGGCAGCAGATATCGCTTGTATCCGCAAAGCTATTCTTGGAGCATCTACAGAAGAATATTGCCCTTTATTCAGTCAATCCTGGAGATACGAAACTACAGATAGTTATGGGCAAAGTCATAATCCTGAACTGCTTCGCGAAACGGACTATGTTGATTTAGTATCTACTACAGCCCTGTCAGACATTGATTTTTATGCCTATAAAGTTGGTGATGTAGATGGAAGTTGTGACGATTGTCAGACCATTCAGAACAACAACATTGAAATCAGATCCAATTACGACACCCTGACACTGGCACTGGGAAACCCCCAGGCGTACGGTATTACCGGAAATTACAAAATCCCGGTTTATTGTAAGTTGGAGACAGATCTGACGCTTTTGTCTATCAGCATACATGATCCTTCTTCATCGCTTATCGGATTGAGCAACTGGTTTTTGGATTTTGGAGATATCCGGGGAGATTACCAGATCAGCGGAAATGGGTCTGATCTGGATCTGATGTGGATGATTGACACGGTTGAATCGGTCGAAGTGCCTGAAGATACCTTACTTTTTTACATTATTGCCGAAGATTCGACCAACAATTTTACATTAAATGTTAGTCCTGTGAGTCAGATCAGGAATAACTGGTATCCCAGCACTTCCGATTCTGGTCCTGTAAAACTGATCAAAGAAATCGGTAGTTTTGGTTTAAAGAAAGACGGTTCCTTTGTATATCCAAATCCAGGGCGTCATGAATTGGTAATCTCTCTCAAAGAGGCCGGATTACAACAAGCAGATCTTATCATCAGAAATGTGGAAGGGACCCCGGTGCTTCAACTTAAGGACATCAAAAAAGATGTTTTGCTGATACCGGTACACGAGCTGAAATCCGGAATGTATTTTATTTCTTTGGAAGATCGTTCAAACAAACGGGTACAAAAGTGGATTAAATTCTAA
- a CDS encoding gliding motility-associated C-terminal domain-containing protein, with product MKKLMQLVLIVILAPELGDAQQMYYFSWQYGFGIAEYSNCSIVQRIPLAKALPGATINIIKFPDGRLYRASEWDGGFFNDSIPVVYTPIKKHKYSDIGRINERAVSVCVDSRSLIYIVMRTWDDSTLSYLMEYDYTTGRFTILGNVNKGLRSILAVGNKLLGFEEILQPYRHYRMIQMNPYEPEKAKVLFTVDSTLWVKDYSPKHISPYLCLFKAYESCDQLNLMLSSFTNNDSLTRFYKIDFNQKKLVPACTIPMHFEFQNNEGYRGYDYLRECDFQFDFDLNNSTDSVRNCRIAYTCPRIEQEIHDLDWDYHSDGSLDSIHVEILSGNVDSINEYIWAAYLPPGAIVIGNRSADLKIYSTLKISGQEIKKILGGIRYKNDLNNPSPGERTLRTTVFIPWFEDTANSRITIPQFQNKLQDTSIWLCPQNGMFDLSALHFQQSINGIWMENDLNNGFINTSKTPSGTFHYLYQRVDHCPTDTAQLQLNYYENPLIELGSNTIAEGHTIQKINLNSTYQNIQSIQWFQNGQLVAIDTREFEFEMNQDVLIRVNVQTDDDCVFQDSIFFALSVDQNDIWIPDAFSPNGDQINDLFTIKGKYDIHIHSLDIFDRWGNLVFFQKDFSANDYTKSWNGFVNNQPVNPGTYIYQLVFAVTSGVKTMKNGTLHLIR from the coding sequence ATGAAAAAATTAATGCAACTTGTTTTAATTGTTATCCTTGCTCCTGAATTGGGTGATGCACAACAAATGTATTATTTTTCATGGCAGTATGGTTTTGGAATTGCTGAGTATTCAAATTGCAGCATTGTTCAAAGAATACCCTTGGCAAAAGCTCTGCCTGGCGCAACAATCAATATCATAAAATTTCCAGACGGCAGGTTATACAGGGCTTCTGAATGGGATGGCGGATTTTTTAACGATTCCATCCCTGTGGTTTATACACCCATAAAAAAACATAAATATTCAGATATTGGCAGAATCAATGAAAGAGCTGTCTCTGTTTGTGTAGATTCCAGATCACTTATATACATCGTCATGCGAACCTGGGATGATTCAACTTTATCCTACCTGATGGAATATGACTATACAACAGGCCGTTTTACGATATTGGGCAATGTCAACAAGGGTCTGCGCAGTATTCTGGCTGTTGGAAATAAATTATTGGGGTTTGAAGAAATTCTTCAACCCTACAGACATTATAGAATGATCCAGATGAATCCCTACGAACCTGAAAAAGCCAAAGTTCTGTTTACGGTAGATTCCACGCTTTGGGTAAAAGATTACAGCCCTAAACACATTAGTCCTTATCTTTGTTTATTCAAAGCCTACGAATCCTGCGATCAATTAAACCTGATGTTGAGTTCTTTCACCAACAACGATTCGCTCACCCGATTTTATAAAATTGATTTTAATCAAAAGAAGCTGGTACCCGCTTGTACCATACCTATGCATTTCGAATTTCAAAACAATGAAGGATACCGTGGTTACGATTATCTGAGAGAATGCGATTTTCAGTTTGACTTCGATCTAAACAACTCAACAGACAGCGTGCGAAATTGCCGGATAGCCTATACATGTCCGCGAATCGAACAAGAAATCCATGACCTGGATTGGGATTATCACAGCGATGGTTCACTCGACTCCATACATGTAGAGATTTTGAGTGGAAATGTGGATTCCATCAATGAGTATATTTGGGCCGCCTACCTTCCTCCGGGTGCTATTGTTATCGGTAACCGGTCTGCTGATTTAAAAATTTATTCGACACTTAAAATATCAGGACAAGAAATCAAAAAAATTCTGGGAGGTATTCGTTACAAAAATGATCTGAACAATCCCAGCCCTGGCGAACGTACATTGCGAACAACTGTTTTTATTCCATGGTTTGAGGATACAGCCAATTCCCGGATAACCATCCCCCAATTTCAGAATAAACTTCAAGACACCAGCATCTGGTTGTGTCCACAAAATGGTATGTTTGATTTATCTGCTTTGCATTTTCAACAATCAATAAACGGGATCTGGATGGAAAACGATTTGAACAATGGTTTCATCAATACTTCAAAGACTCCATCAGGTACATTTCACTACTTGTATCAACGAGTTGATCATTGTCCCACGGACACTGCACAACTTCAATTGAATTATTATGAAAATCCCTTGATTGAATTAGGGTCTAATACCATTGCTGAAGGACATACCATCCAAAAAATTAATTTGAATTCAACATATCAAAATATTCAATCTATTCAATGGTTTCAAAATGGCCAACTTGTCGCCATAGACACCAGAGAATTTGAGTTTGAAATGAATCAGGATGTTTTAATCAGAGTTAATGTCCAAACGGATGATGATTGTGTATTTCAGGATTCTATATTCTTTGCCTTATCTGTTGATCAAAATGATATTTGGATACCGGATGCCTTTTCTCCCAACGGTGACCAGATCAATGATCTGTTTACCATCAAAGGCAAATACGACATTCATATTCATTCTCTGGATATTTTCGATCGGTGGGGAAATCTGGTCTTTTTTCAAAAGGATTTTTCTGCAAATGACTACACCAAAAGTTGGAACGGTTTTGTAAATAATCAACCGGTCAACCCGGGCACTTATATTTACCAACTCGTTTTTGCCGTCACTTCGGGTGTAAAAACGATGAAGAACGGTACTTTACATTTGATTCGTTAA